One window of Triticum dicoccoides isolate Atlit2015 ecotype Zavitan chromosome 5A, WEW_v2.0, whole genome shotgun sequence genomic DNA carries:
- the LOC119303497 gene encoding uncharacterized protein LOC119303497, translating into MAGTSGAQISSRRAAIRPRALRDPRRPCPSSNIRSHTQSAGRKRKYSVAIDVDPVRDWANIGDGPAGLIAELALASDVADYVRFRAVCRPWRRCSPDPCAGGLDGRFLPRKWIMLDKALARPRRHRLLNVSTGECIRMDLPELAEHTLLALTPEGLLLLLLKSTLVVRLLNPLTRQLTDLPPMTALLRPGQHRSRQCGVEIGRTINVSGVGLVADASMVAVNFFDPRGLVVAKPGDESWTMVDKEYMNSVLPFAGRFYCANYRGVMVLTTSSDQQPPRLQLVADRSDSFDFYRMAHSLHLVDNGEELMLVHRALSLDGEYGRSYDAYRVDLEAGVLAPAKGFNGRAVFMGMCRSISVPAEAAYPSVAADTIYLGRDCGGQIQGYNIADGSICSLIEAVCPHSIVDCLRCCIQGLGKQLA; encoded by the coding sequence ATGGCGGGGACCTCCGGAGCCCAGATCTCCTCCCGTCGGGCGGCTATCCGACCGAGGGCCCTTCGCGatccgcgccgcccctgcccttccTCCAACATCCGATCCCACACCCAATCAGCTGGACGCAAGCGAAAATACTCGGTGGCCATCGACGTGGATCCCGTCCGTGACTGGGCGAACATCGGGGACGGGCCCGCCGGCCTGATCGCCGAGCTTGCCCTCGCCAGCGACGTGGCCGACTATGTCCGCTTCCGCGCCGTGTGCCGGCCGTGGCGGCGGTGCTCGCCGGACCCGTGCGCCGGCGGCCTGGACGGCCGCTTCCTGCCCCGCAAGTGGATCATGCTTGACAAGGCGCTTGCCAGGCCCCGCCGACATCGCTTGCTTAATGTGTCTACAGGCGAGTGCATACGGATGGACCTCCCGGAGCTCGCGGAGCACACGTTGCTCGCGCTCACCCCAGaaggcctcctcctcctgctcctcaagTCCACCCTGGTTGTCCGCCTGCTTAACCCGCTCACGCGGCAGCTCACCGACCTTCCGCCGATGACCGCTCTCCTGAGACCAGGGCAGCATCGGTCCAGGCAATGTGGTGTCGAGATAGGAAGAACAATAAATGTGTCCGGCGTGGGTCTTGTTGCCGACGCCTCCATGGTGGCAGTCAATTTCTTTGATCCCAGGGGGCTTGTCGTCGCTAAGCCCGGCGATGAGAGTTGGACCATGGTCGACAAGGAATACATGAATTCGGTTTTGCCTTTTGCGGGGCGCTTCTACTGCGCCAACTACAGGGGCGTCATGGTGCTGACGACCAGCTCGGATCAGCAGCCGCCCCGGCTCCAGTTGGTCGCTGACCGGAGCGACTCATTTGATTTCTACCGGATGGCGCACAGCCTTCACCTGGTGGACAATGGCGAGGAGTTGATGCTGGTGCACCGAGCGCTAAGCCTGGACGGCGAGTATGGCAGGAGTTATGATGCTTACAGAGTGGATTTGGAAGCTGGGGTCCTGGCCCCAGCCAAGGGCTTCAACGGGCGCGCCGTGTTCATGGGCATGTGCCGCTCAATTTCTGTACCAGCTGAGGCTGCTTACCCCTCTGTCGCTGCTGATACCATCTACCTGGGACGCGATTGTGGTGGCCAGATTCAGGGGTACAATATCGCGGATGGAAGCATATGCAGTCTGATTGAGGCAGTATGTCCGCATAGTATTGTGGATTGTCTCCGCTGCTGCATCCAGGGACTCGGCAAGCAACTTGCTTGA